CCTCGGTCCCGCAGCGCGCCAATCGTCAAATTACTTTTCGATTTAACTAACGAATTCGGAGCAGCTTACCACCGTTCCTCGTGGAGCTTCTTGACGTCATGATCGCGCGTCTGCAGGTAGGCGTCCTGAACCGCGCCGTAGAGATCGATCGCATAGCGATCGGCTTCCTCGAACTGGTTCAGATGCAGCGAGCGATAGTTCACCGCTTCAACCGCGCCCTCGCCGGTGGCCACCGTGAACGCCACCCACAACGGAACGAAGTAGCTGATCGGATCCATCGCACCGTCGGCGGCCAGGCCGACCGTGTCGCCAATCGTCGAAGGTCCAAAAAACGGCAGCATCAGGTACGGACCGGTCGGAATGTCGTAGTAGCGAATGGTGAGACCGAAATCATTGGGATGCTTCTTGAGCCCGAACAATTCGTCGGCGGGATCGAAGAAGCCGACCAATCCGATCGTCGTGTTGATTCCAAAGCGGGCGACTTCGCCGCCGGCCTCGGCCAGCTTGAGCTGAAGCAGGTTGTTGGCGAAACGCGGGATGACCCGGACGTTGTCAAAGAATCTGTCCACGCTCTCACGCACTGGCTGCGGCGTTATGGTGGCGTATCCGCTGGCTACCGGGCGCAGCACCCAATCGTCGAGCTTGAGGTTGAAGGTGAACATCGGCTCATTGAAGCCCGACATCGGATCGGCATAGCCGCCCTGATTGTTCTCGCCCGGCGGCTGAGTCGACGGATTGGCCGCCGATTGGGCGGCCGGGCTCTGCGACATCGGAGCGGCGCCCTGGCTCAGAGCCGGGGTCGCAAACGAAACGACCGCGAGCAGGAACGATGCGAGCATCATCCAGCGCGCGCCTGTCCTTTCGATTTGTTTCGGACCAGATGTCATTTGCCTCTCCATGGCGGTGTCGCCCTAAAATCTTCGTTAAGAGGGTACCTTTCCAGACTCAAGGAATCCATACCTGTTAGTGGTTGGCGAGACTTGCCGCAAGGGCGGCCTGTTTACTCTTTAAGTCGCTAATCAGGGTGGCGTAGCCCTGATTGTTCATCACGCGATTAAACTGGTTGCGGTAATTCGCGATGATGCTGATCGCGTCCACGGTCACATCGTAGATTTTCCAGGTAGCGCCCTCCTGCACGAGGCGGTAGTTCAAATGGATCGGGTCCTTGCCCTCCGGCTCCACAATATCGGTGTTGACCTCCGCATACTGGGGCCCGTCGGTCGTCACCCTGAGGAAGGCGACTTTCTGACCGCGGTAGTCGTTAACCTTGCTCAAGTAAGAATCCTCGATGAAAGCGACGAACGCTTTGGTGAACTCCTGCTGCTGATCGGGGGTGATCTGCTTCCAATGGTAGCCGAGGGCTGACTTCGCCATCTCGGTGAAATCGAAGGTTGTGGACACGATTTGGCGAAGCTTGTCCTGGCGCTGGGCCAGCGGAGTTTGATTGTCGCGGAGCACCTCCAGCGCCTGGTTGACGGTGGTCTTAACGACGGACATCGGATCGTCGGCCCAGGCGGGCGACAGAAAGCGCGACGGTGCAAGGCTGACGACGAGCGCGGCCGTCAGCGCGAGCATCGCGATCGCGCGCCGCGACAGGATTCGCTGGATGGAAGTTGGCGTCATCGTATATTTCACCAGATTATTTCTCCGATTTTCCAGGCTTCTGGCCCTTGTCCGAGTTTGAGGATTTATCCTTCGCAGAGTCGCCGCCGCTGCCGCTGTTGTTGATCAACTGGCCAATCGCATCCTCGAGCACAAACGCCGACTGGGTTTGCCGAATCGTGTCGCCATCTTTGAGGATACGGTCGCTGGGGCCGAGCGCGATAGACATATACTTGTCGCCGATTATTCCGCTGGTCTTGACCGCCGCGATCGCGTCCGCGTCGATCTCCACGCCGTCGTCGATTCGCATTGCAACTCGAGCGCGCATGTCCTTGAGCCCGATCTGCACAACTTTGCCGATCTGCACGCCGTCGAGCTGAATCTGATCTCCGGGCTTCAATCCCGAGATATTATCGAAACTTGCGTAGAGCGTGTACCCGGCCTTGGGCAGCAGGGTGAGTTTACCCAGCGACAGCGACAAAATCGCCAGCGCGATCATCCCGAGAATCGCGAAAATGCCGACGATAAGCTGCGTGGTTCGAGTTGCGTACATAGGTCTTGGTTTCAGCCCGCAAGGGCTGTTTCATTCTCCTCGCCGGATGCTTTGCCCGCCAGAAACCGTTTGAAGACGTCGTCGTCGGCCGCCATCACCTGGGCCACCGTGCCGTTGAGATGAGTGCGGCCATTATGGAGAAAAGCGACGCGGTCGGAAACCTGGAAGACCGCCGGCACGTCATGACTGACCATCACGGCGGTCAGCTGAAAATTCTCCTGCGTGCGCCGGATAAGTTCGTGAATCGCGCCGGTCCGCGACGGATCGAGGCCGGTGGTCGGCTCGTCGAGCATGAGGATTTTCGGGCGCCGCACCAGTGCGCGCGCGAGCGCGGCGCGTTTTTGCATCCCGCCGCTCATCTGGGAGGGAAACTTGGCTTCCATCCCTTCCAGCCCGACCGCTTTGAGCGTTTCATGCACGTGCTCGGCGATCTCGGCGCGAGTGAGCCTGGTTTTCTCGACCAGCGGGAACGCGACGTTGTCGAATATCGACATCGAGTCGAACAGTGCGCCGGCCTGAAAGAGCATCCCGAATTTTTCGCGCACCGCGTCCAGGCCGGTCGCGCCGAGCTTTGTCACTTCGACGTTGTCGATCACAATCGTGCCCGAGTCGGGCCGCAGCAGCAGGTTGATATGCTTGAGCAGAACGGTCTTGCCGGATCCGCTGGGGCCGACGATGGTCGTGATCTGGCCGGCGGGAAAGTCGAGCGTAACGCCGTCGAGGACCTGCTGGCGGCCGAAGCGGCGGCGAAGGTCGCGCACTTCGATTGCATTGCCGGCGCTGGCCGGGTGGCGAACGTTCTGCGCATTGCCGTCGCCATGGTTGATTTCAGTTTGGCTCATGGATCGTCGATCGCTACCGCGTTATCACAAGAGTATAGACGTAAGAAAATAGTCGAACGCAAGAATCAGGGCGCTGGACAACACCACGGCTTCGGTGGTGGCGCGGCTGACCCCGGTCGCCATCCGTTCGGCGTGATATCCCTTGTAGCAACAGACCCAGGTTACGACCACGCCGAAGACCAGGGCCTTGTAGATGCCGGTCATGATGTCGTGGCCGTCCATGTTGGCGGCGATACCGTTGAAGTACGCACCCGACGGCGCGCCCATCAAACCGACGCCGACCATGTAGCCGCCGAAGATTCCCACCACGTCGAAGACCGAGGTCAGCAAGGGGAAACTGATCACGCCTGCGAGCACGCGCGGCGAGACCAGGTACTGGACCGGGTTGATCGCCATCACGGTGAGCGCGTCGATCTGTTCGGTGGATTGCATCGAGCCGAGCTCCGCCGCCATCGCGGAACCGGCGCGCGCCGCGATCATCAGCGCGGCCAGAACGGGTCCAAGCTCACGCACCAGAACCAGGGCGACGACCGTGCCCAGCGCGCCGTCGGAGCCGAAGCGGCGCAGCGTGTTGTAGCCCTGCAGACCCAGCACCATCCCGGTGAAGCCGCCGATTAGAATGACGAGAAACAACGAGTCGGCGCCGATGATGCGTATCTGCCGAATCCACAGCCGCGGCTTGAACGGCGGGATGAGGACATAAAGCATTGCGGTCAGCAAAAAAAGCACGAACGCGCCGAGGCGGATAACGCCGTCAATCACCAGCGCGCCAAGCCGCCCAGTCATTTCCACGATCGCCATCAGTCCGTTTTTCAATTTTTAGTGACGCGCAATCCCGAGCCGGGCCAACTGGTTTTGAGTATGCGTGCCGGACCCGGCGCGCTCGAACTCGGCGAGGTCCGCGATCACGTCGAGGTCCAGCGCGGGCCGCGCAAGCCGCAGCACTTTAGCCGCAACGCCGGAGCTGCGGCAATCGTCCAGATGCCGCACCAGGCTCATTCGACCGAATCGAGTGGGCACGGCGCCGGCGGGTGAGCGGCAAATGATGTTGGTGCCGGAGAAGTCCCGCGAGGGAACCAGCACCACGCCGCGTTCGGGGGGCATCGCGGCAAACACTGCGTCTATATCTTCGGCCGCGATCAATGGGATGTCGGACAGCACCGTGCAAACTGTTCGCGCACCATCGGCAATCAGCGCGGAGGTGGCAAGTCCGACGGCGGCGTTGAGCCCGCGCGGAAATTCCTCGTCGATGGTGAGCGCACCGGCAGCGCGCGCCAGCGCGAGCAGGCCCGGGTCCGACGTCACCACGGCGACGTGGTCGGCGACGGCGGCGCCGAGCGAGGCCGCCAGCACGTCGCGAAACATCGCTTCGGCCAACGCACGGCGCTCGCCGGGTGGCAGCACCGGCGCGAGCCGGGTCTTGGCGAATTCGAGTTGCTTGGCTGCGATCAGAATAAAGCGCACGGCGTATCCTTATAACCTAACCGGCTCGCGCATCCAACGGGAATCGCGACGGGCGCTGGAGTGCTTGACAGTGTTTCCGTGCTCCCTTCAACATTATTAATGGGTAGATTTTCCCCGTCGCTGGTCCAATCAGTGTACAATCGGAAGGCGCGCTTGTCTTGGAGGAACCTCAGCGATGAACAGGAACCGAAGCTTACTCACCTGGACCGGGGCGACGATCGTGGCCGGCGCGATGATCCTGATCGGGGCGGGATGCCATCACAAAACCGCGGAGGATTTTCTTGCCGAGGGCGACACGGATATGCAGGCGACCAAGCTCGCCGAC
This Candidatus Binatus sp. DNA region includes the following protein-coding sequences:
- a CDS encoding VacJ family lipoprotein: MTSGPKQIERTGARWMMLASFLLAVVSFATPALSQGAAPMSQSPAAQSAANPSTQPPGENNQGGYADPMSGFNEPMFTFNLKLDDWVLRPVASGYATITPQPVRESVDRFFDNVRVIPRFANNLLQLKLAEAGGEVARFGINTTIGLVGFFDPADELFGLKKHPNDFGLTIRYYDIPTGPYLMLPFFGPSTIGDTVGLAADGAMDPISYFVPLWVAFTVATGEGAVEAVNYRSLHLNQFEEADRYAIDLYGAVQDAYLQTRDHDVKKLHEERW
- a CDS encoding ABC transporter substrate-binding protein, which encodes MLALTAALVVSLAPSRFLSPAWADDPMSVVKTTVNQALEVLRDNQTPLAQRQDKLRQIVSTTFDFTEMAKSALGYHWKQITPDQQQEFTKAFVAFIEDSYLSKVNDYRGQKVAFLRVTTDGPQYAEVNTDIVEPEGKDPIHLNYRLVQEGATWKIYDVTVDAISIIANYRNQFNRVMNNQGYATLISDLKSKQAALAASLANH
- a CDS encoding outer membrane lipid asymmetry maintenance protein MlaD; amino-acid sequence: MYATRTTQLIVGIFAILGMIALAILSLSLGKLTLLPKAGYTLYASFDNISGLKPGDQIQLDGVQIGKVVQIGLKDMRARVAMRIDDGVEIDADAIAAVKTSGIIGDKYMSIALGPSDRILKDGDTIRQTQSAFVLEDAIGQLINNSGSGGDSAKDKSSNSDKGQKPGKSEK
- a CDS encoding ABC transporter ATP-binding protein, producing MSQTEINHGDGNAQNVRHPASAGNAIEVRDLRRRFGRQQVLDGVTLDFPAGQITTIVGPSGSGKTVLLKHINLLLRPDSGTIVIDNVEVTKLGATGLDAVREKFGMLFQAGALFDSMSIFDNVAFPLVEKTRLTRAEIAEHVHETLKAVGLEGMEAKFPSQMSGGMQKRAALARALVRRPKILMLDEPTTGLDPSRTGAIHELIRRTQENFQLTAVMVSHDVPAVFQVSDRVAFLHNGRTHLNGTVAQVMAADDDVFKRFLAGKASGEENETALAG
- a CDS encoding MlaE family lipid ABC transporter permease subunit — its product is MKNGLMAIVEMTGRLGALVIDGVIRLGAFVLFLLTAMLYVLIPPFKPRLWIRQIRIIGADSLFLVILIGGFTGMVLGLQGYNTLRRFGSDGALGTVVALVLVRELGPVLAALMIAARAGSAMAAELGSMQSTEQIDALTVMAINPVQYLVSPRVLAGVISFPLLTSVFDVVGIFGGYMVGVGLMGAPSGAYFNGIAANMDGHDIMTGIYKALVFGVVVTWVCCYKGYHAERMATGVSRATTEAVVLSSALILAFDYFLTSILL
- the cofC gene encoding 2-phospho-L-lactate guanylyltransferase, with product MRFILIAAKQLEFAKTRLAPVLPPGERRALAEAMFRDVLAASLGAAVADHVAVVTSDPGLLALARAAGALTIDEEFPRGLNAAVGLATSALIADGARTVCTVLSDIPLIAAEDIDAVFAAMPPERGVVLVPSRDFSGTNIICRSPAGAVPTRFGRMSLVRHLDDCRSSGVAAKVLRLARPALDLDVIADLAEFERAGSGTHTQNQLARLGIARH